One window of the Rosa rugosa chromosome 3, drRosRugo1.1, whole genome shotgun sequence genome contains the following:
- the LOC133739853 gene encoding chloroplast envelope quinone oxidoreductase homolog, translating into MAVKLMHAVQYNSYGGGPSGLKLVEIPIPTPKKDEVLLKLEAASLNPVDWTIQTGLMRPLFFPRHFPHTPVSDVAGEVVEVGQGVRKFKVGDKVVAILTLSNGGGFAEFATASESLTVTRPPEVSAAEAAGLPIAGITAHKCLTQAAGVKLDGTGPQKNILVTAASGGVGHYAVQLAKLGNHHVTATCGARNIDLVKSLGADEVLDYKTPEGAALNSPSGRKYDAVIHCTTGIPWSTFNPNLSPNGKVIDITPGPKAMLTFTLQKLTCSKKQLVPLLVIRKAENLEYLVKLVKEGKLKTVIDSTHPLSKAEDAWGKSIDGHATGKIIVEPK; encoded by the exons ATGGCCGTAAAGCTTATGCATGCGGTTCAGTACAACAGTTATGGTGGAGGACCCTCTGGTTTAAAG CTTGTTGAGATTCCAATCCCAACTCCGAAGAAAGATGAGGTTTTGCTGAAATTAGAAGCAGCTAGTCTGAATCCCGTTGATTGGACAATTCAGACAGGCTTGATGCGGCCTTTATTTTTCCCGCGCCACTTTCCTCATACTCCTG TTAGCGATGTGGCCGGAGAGGTTGTCGAGGTTGGACAAGGAGTTCGAAAGTTCAAAGTGGGCGATAAAGTTGTGGCAATTCTCACCCTCTCT AATGGAGGTGGATTTGCTGAATTTGCAACTGCTAGTGAGAGTTTGACTGTTACTAGGCCGCCGGAAGTTTCAGCAGCCGAAGCTGCAGGGTTACCTATTGCAGGTATCACAGCTCACAAGTGTCTCACTCAAGCTGCAGGAGTCAAGCTGGACGGCACCGGCCCGCAGAAAAACATATTGGTTACTGCTGCCTCTGGAGGTGTAGGGCACTATGCAGTCCAACTAGCAAAGCTCGGGAACCATCATGTCACAGCCACTTGTGGAGCGCGTAACATTGATTTGGTCAAGAGCTTAGGGGCTGACGAGGTTCTTGACTACAAGACCCCTGAAGGGGCAGCTCTAAATAGCCCTTCTGGTCGGAAATATGATGCTGTGATCCACTGTACAACAGGCATTCCTTGGTCCACTTTTAATCCGAATTTGAGTCCAAATGGGAAGGTCATAGACATTACTCCCGGTCCAAAGGCTATGCTTACTTTCACTCTACAGAAACTCACCTGCTCCAAGAAGCAGCTGGTGCCGCTGCTGGTGATTCGCAAGGCTGAGAACCTGGAATATCTTGTTAAGTTGGTGAAGGAAGGAAAGCTCAAGACGGTGATCGACTCGACGCATCCTCTGAGCAAGGCTGAAGATGCTTGGGGTAAGAGCATCGACGGCCATGCTACTGGGAAGATCATTGTGGAGCCTAAATAG
- the LOC133739854 gene encoding chloroplast envelope quinone oxidoreductase homolog encodes MAAKLMHAVQYDAYGGGPSGLKHVEVPIPTPKKDEVLLKLEAATINPIDWKVQKGLLRPFLPRKFPYIPVSDVAGEVVDVGQGVQKFKAGDKVVAFFTQANGGGFAEFATASESLTVTRPPEVSAAEGAGLPIAGLTAHQCLTQAAGVKLDGTGPQKNILVTAASGGVGHYAVQLAKLGNTHVTATCGARNIEFVRSLGADEVLDYKTPEGAALNSPSGRKFDAVIHCATGIPWSTFEPNLSPNGKVIDITPSPSALLTFALKKLTFSKKQLVPLFVNAKAENLDCLVKLVKEGKLKTVIDSKYPLSKAEEAWAKSIDGHATGKIIVEP; translated from the exons atgGCGGCAAAACTTATGCATGCGGTTCAGTACGACGCTTATGGTGGAGGACCTTCCGGTCTAAAG CATGTTGAGGTTCCGATCCCAACTCCGAAGAAAGATGAGGTTTTGCTGAAATTGGAAGCGGCTACCATAAATCCAATTGATTGGAAAGTTCAGAAAGGCCTACTGCGCCCTTTTTTACCGAGAAAGTTCCCTTATATACCTG TTAGTGATGTGGCTGGAGAGGTTGTCGACGTTGGACAAGGAGTTCAGAAGTTCAAAGCGGGCGACAAAGTTGTAGCATTTTTCACCCAGGCT AATGGAGGTGGATTTGCTGAGTTTGCAACTGCTAGTGAGAGTTTGACGGTTACTAGGCCGCCTGAAGTTTCAGCAGCCGAAGGTGCAGGGTTACCTATTGCTGGTCTCACAGCTCACCAGTGTCTCACCCAAGCTGCAGGAGTCAAGCTTGATGGCACTGGCCCACAGAAGAACATATTGGTTACTGCTGCCTCAGGCGGTGTAGGTCACTATGCAGTTCAATTGGCAAAGCTTGGGAACACTCACGTGACAGCCACTTGTGGTGCACGCAACATTGAATTTGTCAGGAGCTTAGGGGCCGATGAGGTTCTTGACTACAAGACCCCTGAAGGGGCAGCTCTGAATAGCCCTTCTGGTCGGAAGTTCGATGCTGTTATCCACTGTGCAACTGGCATTCCTTGGTCCACATTTGAGCCGAATTTGAGTCCAAATGGGAAGGTTATAGACATTACTCCCAGTCCAAGTGCATTGCTTACTTTCGCTCTGAAGAAACTCACCTTCTCCAAAAAGCAACTGGTGCCGCTGTTCGTGAATGCCAAGGCAGAGAATCTGGATTGTCTTGTGAAGTTGGTGAAGGAAGGAAAGCTCAAGACAGTGATTGACTCAAAGTATCCTCTGAGCAAGGCTGAAGAAGCTTGGGCTAAGAGTATTGATGGCCATGCTACTGGGAAGATCATTGTGGAGCCATAA